In the genome of Candidatus Endomicrobium procryptotermitis, the window TTCGGCTTCAGCAGCTTTCACTCTTTTTTCCGCTTCTTCTTTTGCAAGTCTTTCCTTTTCTTCCTCTTCTGCTTTCAATCTCGCTTCTTCGGCTTCAGCAGCTTTCACTCTTTTTTCCGTTTCTTCTTTTGCAAGTCTTTCCTTTTCTTCCGCTTCTGCTTTCAATCTCGCTTCTTCTTCTTTTATTTTGCTAAGCCTTTCTTGCGTTTCAAGTTTAGCCTGTTCGGCTTTTTTAAGTTCCTCTTCCATATCTATGGAAGATTTCTTATAATCGCTTTGCGGTTTTGGCTCTTCATAAGTAGTTTTAAGTTTTTGGTAAATCGCTGAAATCACAGCGCTGTCCTGTTTTTTTATGGCATTATCTATATAATTTAATTTTGCCTTCAACGAATTAAGAATTTTCTTTGATTCTTCATCTTCCGGTTCGCCACTGTGTGTATCTTCCACGATCGTCTGTTGCTCGGGTTTAGTTTTGGCAGATTCAGACTTCTCTTCTTTTTCTTCTTCGGCAGCGGGCTGAGTCTTACTTTCCGATACCTGTTCATTTATGGTTTTTTCATATACTTTATTTAGTTTATTATTGATATTTTCAATATCTTTATAAAGGTCTGCCAGATTTGTCTGTCCGTTGTAATAATCCGAATATTCAAAAATCGATTTGTCAGATACGATATTGCCGGCGCCGACAAATATTTTTAAAGCTGTATCATAATTTTTTAAAGATTCGGAAAGTCTTCCCATATTCCTGTAAACTATGGCTTTATATAAATATGCATATGCATTTTTTTTGTCAAGAATCAAGGTTTCTTCTATGTCGGGAAGAGCTTTTTCATATTGTTCGGTTTTTATAAAAAGCAAGGCTCTTTTCATATAAGTGTCTATATTATTCGGTTCTATGCTCAATGCTTCGGAAAAATCTTTTTCTGCCTGAACAAAATCTCCTTTATTCACATTGGCATCCGCTTTAAGAATAATCGCTTCGGCAAAGTCCGGCATTAAATCGGCCGCATAGCCTGCATCATCTACCGCAGATTGAAAGTCATTTAAATTAAACTCTATCTGCGCTCTTATAAAATAAGCATGTTCGTCGCTTTTTAAAATCTGCATAGCTTTATTTATATATTCCAGCGCTTCCCTGTATTTTCCAAGTTTAAGCATATTTTCTGCAAACATCTTAAAAAGAGAAGCGTCCTCAGGGTTTGATTTTATCGCTTCCTGAAGATCAGTAAAAACATTATTTTGGTCATCTATCTTCATATACGCTTTCGCACGTTTTTTATATATTTCCGAAACGGGATATCCTGCATTTTTTGCTTTCGTAAAATAATTTATCGAATCCTGATAATTGCCCAGCTCGAAAGCCGATACTGCCGCATAATATAAAGATTGCGCAATTTGATAATTTTGTTTTACACATATTAAAAAATCATCATAAGCTTTAACGTATTGTTCTGAATCAAAATATGCGCTGCCTCTTATGTAATATGCTTGAGATAAAGACGAATTATTTTCAATTGCTTTGGTCAAATCATCAATGGCAAGAGTATAGTTGCGCATAATGAAATACGACTGTCCTCTGCCTACGTATTCTTCCGAATTAATAAATTTCATTTCTATGGCTTTAGTAAAATCAGCTTCTGCAAGAGCATAATTTTTATCGGCTAAAGCTGCAGCTGCGCGACCGTAATAAAGTTCTGCAATATCTTTTCTTATTTCAAGCGCCTTATCATAACTTTCGACGGCTCCTTTGAAATCCGACAGATTGTTTTTTATATACCCTTTAAAACAATAAAGAAAATAAAGTTCTGGCATAATTTCTATTGCCCGTTCTATATCTTCAAGCGCTTTGGCAAATTTTTCCTGTTCGCAGTAAATGTATGCTCTTGCCATATACGCCGGGGCAAAAGAAGCGTCGGCGTTAACGGCTTTTTCAATTTCTTTTAAAGCCTTATCATAAAAACCGCCGTACCTGTACAAGCTCGCAAGATTATAATGCGTAAAAGC includes:
- a CDS encoding tetratricopeptide repeat protein, which translates into the protein MTINYLKHVKTFVNRFIEHVELNPEEIKITCSLSKKEEYDKLQEFYVNAVKQNPSDASAYYNLGQIYHKKGRYKDAVKEFSISLDLDPNFSFAYICRGESYAALGEYDNSIADFKKAIELNPKNATSYGGLGNVYRRLGRYQESVGYFNKAIEISSGNASAYYGRAMAYRYMDEIDSAIADFSKALELNPSDDYSYNNRGIAYRHREELKKAIYDFNKALELQPTSCFAFNNRGITYRKMFKEDLAEKDFHSAALISPDDAFTHYNLASLYRYGGFYDKALKEIEKAVNADASFAPAYMARAYIYCEQEKFAKALEDIERAIEIMPELYFLYCFKGYIKNNLSDFKGAVESYDKALEIRKDIAELYYGRAAAALADKNYALAEADFTKAIEMKFINSEEYVGRGQSYFIMRNYTLAIDDLTKAIENNSSLSQAYYIRGSAYFDSEQYVKAYDDFLICVKQNYQIAQSLYYAAVSAFELGNYQDSINYFTKAKNAGYPVSEIYKKRAKAYMKIDDQNNVFTDLQEAIKSNPEDASLFKMFAENMLKLGKYREALEYINKAMQILKSDEHAYFIRAQIEFNLNDFQSAVDDAGYAADLMPDFAEAIILKADANVNKGDFVQAEKDFSEALSIEPNNIDTYMKRALLFIKTEQYEKALPDIEETLILDKKNAYAYLYKAIVYRNMGRLSESLKNYDTALKIFVGAGNIVSDKSIFEYSDYYNGQTNLADLYKDIENINNKLNKVYEKTINEQVSESKTQPAAEEEKEEKSESAKTKPEQQTIVEDTHSGEPEDEESKKILNSLKAKLNYIDNAIKKQDSAVISAIYQKLKTTYEEPKPQSDYKKSSIDMEEELKKAEQAKLETQERLSKIKEEEARLKAEAEEKERLAKEETEKRVKAAEAEEARLKAEEEEKERLAKEEAEKRVKAAEAE